The Hymenobacter baengnokdamensis genome includes a region encoding these proteins:
- a CDS encoding bifunctional UDP-3-O-[3-hydroxymyristoyl] N-acetylglucosamine deacetylase/3-hydroxyacyl-ACP dehydratase produces MNDKQHTIKAPVTVRGIGLHTGAEATMTFCPAPVGHGYKFQRVDLPGQPLVDADVDNVVDLSRGTTIEQNGARVNTVEHTLAALVGLQLDNVLIQLSGPEPPIMDGSSYEFIRALNSVGYEEQNALRNYYEIPDTIRYIDSARGVEIAALPLADYRLTVMVDYNSPVLGSQHATLTDIGQFSDEIASSRTFCFLHELEQLYKSNLIKGGDLSNAIVVVDRVVGEDELDELAAMLGKPKVSVKKEGILNNVDLRHKNEPARHKLLDLVGDLALVGRPLKGQILAARPGHAANVAFAKRIKKKMLEGNTSPVPVYDPSREPVMDINRIMQVLPHRYPFLLLDKVIHLDSQMVTAVKNVTMNEPFFQGHFPGNPVMPGVLQVEAMAQTGGILVMNTVPDPENYWQYFLGIENCRFRKKVLPGDTIIFHCQLTSPIKRGIAKMKGQAFVNGKVVMDAEMSAAIVRKDNV; encoded by the coding sequence ATGAACGATAAACAACACACTATCAAGGCGCCCGTAACGGTACGGGGCATTGGCCTGCACACCGGCGCGGAAGCGACCATGACGTTTTGCCCCGCTCCGGTGGGCCACGGCTACAAGTTTCAGCGCGTCGATTTGCCCGGCCAGCCCCTCGTCGATGCCGACGTCGACAACGTGGTGGACCTTTCGCGCGGCACTACCATCGAGCAGAATGGGGCCCGCGTCAATACCGTAGAGCACACCCTGGCCGCCCTGGTCGGCCTGCAGCTCGACAACGTGCTCATTCAGCTCAGCGGCCCCGAGCCGCCCATCATGGATGGCTCGTCGTATGAGTTTATCCGGGCCCTGAACTCGGTAGGCTACGAAGAGCAGAACGCGCTGCGCAACTACTACGAGATTCCGGATACCATCCGCTACATCGACAGCGCCCGCGGCGTGGAGATTGCCGCCCTGCCGCTGGCCGACTACCGCCTCACGGTGATGGTCGACTACAACTCGCCGGTGCTGGGCTCGCAGCACGCCACGCTCACCGATATCGGGCAGTTCAGCGATGAGATTGCCTCGTCGCGCACGTTCTGCTTTCTGCACGAGCTGGAGCAGCTCTACAAGTCGAACCTGATTAAGGGCGGCGACCTCTCCAATGCCATTGTGGTGGTAGACCGCGTAGTGGGTGAAGACGAGCTCGACGAGCTGGCCGCCATGCTGGGCAAGCCCAAAGTGTCGGTGAAAAAGGAAGGCATTCTCAACAACGTCGACCTGCGCCACAAAAATGAGCCGGCCCGCCACAAGCTGCTCGACCTGGTGGGCGACCTTGCCCTGGTGGGCCGCCCCTTAAAAGGCCAGATTCTGGCCGCCCGCCCCGGCCACGCCGCCAACGTAGCCTTTGCCAAGCGCATCAAAAAGAAGATGCTCGAAGGCAACACCAGCCCCGTGCCGGTGTACGACCCCAGCCGCGAGCCGGTGATGGACATCAACCGCATTATGCAGGTGCTGCCCCACCGCTACCCGTTTCTGCTGCTCGACAAGGTGATTCACCTCGACTCGCAGATGGTAACGGCCGTGAAGAACGTGACCATGAATGAGCCTTTTTTCCAGGGCCATTTTCCGGGCAACCCCGTGATGCCGGGCGTGTTGCAGGTGGAGGCCATGGCCCAGACCGGCGGCATTCTGGTAATGAACACGGTGCCCGACCCCGAAAACTACTGGCAGTACTTTTTGGGCATCGAAAATTGCCGCTTCCGCAAAAAGGTGTTGCCCGGCGATACCATTATCTTCCACTGCCAGCTTACCTCGCCCATCAAGCGCGGCATTGCCAAGATGAAAGGACAGGCCTTCGTGAATGGCAAAGTGGTCATGGATGCTGAAATGAGCGCCGCCATCGTTCGCAAGGATAACGTGTAG
- the lpxD gene encoding UDP-3-O-(3-hydroxymyristoyl)glucosamine N-acyltransferase, whose protein sequence is MKFTVGQIAQVVGGTVEGDANAAVSSLAKIEEAGAGALAFLANAKYESFLYTTGATAVMVSPGLVLRQPVSAALIRVDDPYLAFTKLLEFYQQATRTGRRGVEQPAFMGESSTIGTGHYRGAFSYIGEGCVLGDDVLIFPHAYIGDRVTIGQGSVIHAGAKIYADTVIGRYCVVKAGAVVGTDGFGFAPQPDGSYKAIPQIGNVVLEDFVSIGANATIDCATLGSTVVRQGSKIDNLVQLAHNVEIGRHTVVAAQTGIAGSAKVGDYCVLAGQVGMAGHISLANKTTVTAQSGVGKTVKQEGTILQGSTAFDFKQNQRAQVTFRRLPELEQRVAQLEKAQSTPEKL, encoded by the coding sequence ATGAAGTTTACTGTTGGTCAGATAGCCCAGGTAGTGGGCGGCACCGTAGAGGGCGACGCAAATGCCGCTGTTTCGAGCCTGGCAAAAATTGAAGAAGCTGGCGCGGGCGCGCTGGCCTTCCTGGCAAATGCCAAGTACGAATCCTTTTTATACACTACGGGCGCTACCGCGGTGATGGTCAGCCCCGGGCTGGTGCTGCGCCAGCCCGTGAGCGCGGCCCTCATCCGGGTAGACGACCCCTACCTGGCGTTTACCAAGCTGCTTGAATTTTACCAGCAGGCAACCCGCACGGGTCGCCGCGGCGTCGAGCAGCCGGCTTTTATGGGCGAAAGCTCTACTATCGGTACGGGGCATTACCGGGGCGCTTTTTCGTATATCGGTGAAGGCTGCGTACTGGGCGACGATGTGCTTATATTCCCCCACGCCTATATTGGCGACCGGGTCACCATTGGCCAGGGCTCAGTTATTCACGCCGGAGCCAAGATTTATGCCGATACGGTTATTGGCCGCTACTGCGTAGTAAAGGCCGGGGCCGTGGTAGGCACCGATGGCTTTGGCTTTGCCCCCCAGCCCGACGGTTCCTACAAAGCCATTCCGCAGATTGGCAACGTGGTGCTGGAAGACTTCGTGAGCATCGGGGCCAATGCCACCATCGACTGCGCCACGCTGGGCTCGACGGTGGTGCGGCAGGGCAGCAAAATCGACAACCTGGTGCAGCTGGCCCACAACGTCGAGATTGGCCGCCACACCGTAGTAGCGGCCCAAACGGGCATTGCCGGCTCGGCAAAAGTGGGCGACTACTGCGTACTGGCCGGGCAGGTGGGCATGGCGGGCCACATCTCGCTGGCCAACAAAACAACCGTGACGGCGCAGTCGGGCGTCGGCAAAACGGTAAAGCAGGAAGGCACCATTCTGCAGGGCTCTACGGCCTTCGATTTTAAGCAGAACCAACGGGCCCAGGTCACCTTTCGGCGGCTGCCCGAACTCGAACAGCGCGTGGCTCAGCTCGAGAAGGCCCAAAGCACGCCGGAAAAGCTTTAG
- a CDS encoding sugar MFS transporter: MAIPTSSSPTQPASAAGAATETPRYTSALSAVTTLFFLWGFITSLNDILIPYLKAIFQLSYTQANLINLCFFGAYFLMSIPAGKLVARVGYQRGMLLGFVVAAVGAFLFYPAAAQRAYPLFLGALFVLASGITLLQVAANPYVAILGPPASASARLTLTQAFNSVGTTLGPVLGSAFLLSRLPALNTATTAASIDVRAVQLPYLVIGSMLLLISLLLSRVNLPQLIPAEAEASAASHRRAWHYRHLMLGVLGIFAYVGAEVAIGSHLVSYLALPSVLGLAPQAAGQKVAFYWGAAMVGRFAGAYLLQKFSPTRLLAFNAAGAIALILLSISSTGALAMWSLLAVGLMNSLMFSTIFTLAVAGLGRHTEEASGLLCTAIVGGALVPMLFGAVADGPGLRWALALPMLCYLYIGWYGLRGSRPAAAVAPDPIFH; this comes from the coding sequence ATGGCCATTCCCACTTCCTCTTCTCCCACCCAGCCCGCCAGCGCGGCGGGCGCTGCCACCGAAACCCCACGCTATACGTCGGCCCTGAGCGCCGTGACGACCTTGTTTTTTCTCTGGGGGTTTATTACCTCCCTCAACGACATTCTCATACCGTATCTGAAAGCCATTTTTCAGCTTTCCTACACCCAGGCCAACCTGATTAACCTGTGCTTTTTCGGAGCGTATTTTCTAATGAGCATTCCGGCCGGCAAGCTGGTAGCGCGGGTGGGCTATCAGCGCGGCATGCTGCTGGGCTTTGTGGTAGCGGCCGTGGGGGCCTTTCTGTTTTACCCGGCGGCCGCTCAGCGGGCGTATCCGCTGTTTCTGGGGGCGCTGTTTGTGCTGGCATCGGGCATCACCCTGCTGCAAGTGGCCGCCAACCCCTACGTGGCCATTCTGGGGCCGCCGGCTTCGGCTTCGGCCCGCCTCACGCTCACGCAGGCATTCAACTCGGTGGGCACCACGCTCGGGCCGGTACTGGGCAGCGCCTTTCTGCTTAGCCGCCTGCCCGCACTGAATACTGCTACTACGGCAGCCAGCATTGATGTGCGGGCAGTGCAGCTGCCCTACCTGGTAATTGGTAGTATGCTGCTGCTCATCAGCTTGCTGCTGAGCCGGGTAAACCTGCCCCAGCTCATACCGGCCGAAGCGGAAGCCTCGGCCGCCAGCCACCGCCGCGCCTGGCACTACCGCCACCTGATGCTGGGCGTACTAGGCATTTTTGCCTACGTGGGCGCCGAGGTAGCTATCGGCTCGCACCTGGTAAGCTACCTGGCCCTGCCCAGCGTGCTGGGCCTTGCCCCGCAGGCGGCCGGCCAGAAAGTCGCCTTTTACTGGGGAGCGGCCATGGTTGGGCGCTTCGCCGGGGCCTACCTGCTGCAAAAATTCTCCCCTACCAGGCTGCTGGCGTTCAACGCGGCGGGTGCCATAGCGCTTATTCTGCTCTCCATCAGCTCGACCGGCGCGCTGGCCATGTGGAGCCTGCTGGCAGTGGGCCTGATGAACTCGCTCATGTTCTCGACCATCTTCACCCTGGCTGTAGCCGGCCTGGGCCGGCACACTGAGGAGGCTTCCGGGCTGCTGTGTACGGCTATCGTGGGCGGGGCGCTGGTGCCGATGCTGTTCGGGGCCGTGGCCGATGGGCCGGGCTTGCGCTGGGCCTTGGCGCTGCCAATGCTCTGCTACCTCTACATCGGCTGGTATGGGCTGCGCGGTAGCCGGCCGGCCGCTGCGGTAGCGCCCGACCCCATTTTTCACTAA
- a CDS encoding sialate O-acetylesterase, producing MFRNKLAAIVCLTGLTLSAAHATVRLPALVGSHMVLQRNQPLPLWGWAAPGEAVSVSFLGKTYRATAPDSAGRWQVTLPAMPAGGPYTITVKGQNTLELTDVLLGDVWLASGQSNMQFKVKDSNPNGYQPVQQADQEIAAATWPRIRFFTVSPAVAYQPQAEVSGSGWQVCSPATVAQFSAVSYFFARDLWQRYQVPVGVVVSSWGGTPAEAWTSAEGLRHFPEFEARVADFTHKNTDIRTDASLPGGPQMQPTALYNGMIAPLQPLALTGVIWYQGESNVERAEQYRTLFPALIADWRRHWGPELPFLFVQLANWQPTQPQPAESEWAELREAQALALRLPCTGMATTIDIGEAADIHPHNKQEVGRRLALAARHVVYDEANLVYSGPTFAGMTIAGPAVRLKFANTGAGLLARGGPTLQGFAVAGADHQFYWATARLAGKEVVVQSSQVAAPVAVRYDWADNPTGNLYNTAGLPAVPFRTDTWPGITSGKK from the coding sequence ATGTTTCGTAATAAGCTGGCGGCTATAGTCTGCCTGACCGGCCTGACCCTATCAGCCGCCCACGCTACCGTACGCCTGCCCGCGCTGGTGGGCAGCCACATGGTGCTGCAGCGCAATCAGCCGCTGCCGCTCTGGGGCTGGGCCGCGCCGGGCGAGGCTGTCAGCGTCAGCTTTCTGGGGAAGACCTATCGGGCTACTGCACCCGATTCGGCCGGCCGCTGGCAGGTCACGCTGCCGGCTATGCCCGCTGGCGGGCCCTATACTATCACGGTGAAGGGCCAGAACACCCTGGAGCTGACCGATGTGCTGCTCGGCGATGTGTGGCTGGCCTCGGGGCAGTCGAATATGCAGTTTAAGGTGAAGGATAGCAACCCCAACGGCTACCAGCCCGTGCAGCAGGCCGACCAGGAAATAGCGGCGGCTACCTGGCCGCGCATCCGGTTTTTTACCGTGAGCCCGGCCGTGGCCTACCAGCCGCAGGCCGAGGTAAGCGGCAGCGGCTGGCAGGTGTGCAGCCCGGCTACGGTGGCGCAGTTTTCGGCAGTGAGCTACTTTTTTGCCCGCGACCTCTGGCAGCGATATCAGGTGCCGGTGGGGGTGGTGGTGAGCAGCTGGGGCGGCACGCCCGCCGAGGCCTGGACCAGCGCCGAAGGCCTCCGGCATTTTCCGGAGTTTGAGGCGAGGGTTGCCGATTTTACGCACAAAAACACCGATATCCGCACTGACGCTTCCCTGCCCGGCGGCCCCCAAATGCAGCCCACTGCCCTCTACAATGGCATGATTGCGCCGCTCCAGCCGCTGGCACTCACGGGCGTAATCTGGTATCAGGGCGAAAGCAACGTGGAGCGGGCCGAGCAGTACCGCACCCTTTTTCCGGCCCTGATTGCCGACTGGCGCCGGCACTGGGGCCCGGAGCTGCCCTTTCTGTTTGTGCAGCTGGCCAACTGGCAGCCCACTCAGCCTCAGCCTGCCGAGTCGGAATGGGCCGAGCTGCGGGAGGCGCAGGCGCTGGCCCTGCGGCTACCCTGCACCGGCATGGCCACCACCATTGATATCGGCGAAGCGGCTGACATTCACCCCCACAACAAGCAGGAGGTGGGCCGCCGCCTGGCCCTGGCCGCCCGCCATGTAGTGTACGACGAGGCAAACCTGGTGTACAGCGGCCCCACCTTCGCGGGCATGACTATAGCCGGGCCGGCCGTTCGCCTGAAGTTTGCAAATACCGGCGCGGGCCTGCTGGCCAGAGGCGGCCCCACCCTGCAAGGGTTTGCCGTAGCCGGAGCCGACCATCAATTTTACTGGGCCACGGCCCGGCTGGCGGGCAAGGAGGTAGTAGTGCAAAGCAGCCAGGTGGCGGCCCCCGTAGCGGTGCGCTACGACTGGGCCGACAACCCGACGGGCAACCTGTACAATACCGCAGGCTTGCCGGCCGTGCCCTTCCGCACCGATACCTGGCCGGGGATTACCAGCGGTAAAAAATAG
- a CDS encoding GH92 family glycosyl hydrolase yields the protein MLKLFVLLGLGALLTARAGRAQAPADLVNPLMGTDSKPEFSNGNTYPAIARPWGMNCWMPQTGKMGNGWAYQYGADKIRGFKQTHQPSPWMNDYGQFALMPGTGRLKVDEEERASWFSHKAEVARPYYYSVYLADYNVTTELAPTERAARFRFTFPRSDSAYVVVDALDKGSFIRVLPGQNRLIGYTTKNRGGVPANFRNYFVVEFDQPFCSAQVFNGKAAVAGATELTADHVSATVRFRTRKGQQVQARVASSFISPEQAERNLQEIGTDDFETVKQKGQAAWNQVLGRVELAGGSAEQQRTFYSCLYRALLFPRRFYELDAAGQPVHYSPFNGQVLPGYLYTDTGVWDTFRALFPLLNLLYPEENAHMQAGLANDYREGGWLPEWASPGYRNVMVGNNSAAVVADAYLKGVRPADARDANTLYEALIKDANHAGPLTAVGRAGVDYYNKLGYVPYDVKINESAARTLEYAYDDFAIAQLARALKRPQKEIDLYTRRSQNYRQLFDKQTGLMRGRNQNGTFETPFNPFKWGDAFTEGNAWHYTWSVFHDVQGLINLMGGRPKFAARLDSVFTLPPTFDASYYGEVIHEIREMQVANMGQYAHGNQPAQHVIYLYNYAGQPWKAQYWTREVLNRLYQPTPDGYCGDEDNGQTSAWYVFSALGFYPVCPATDQYVLGAPLFPKATLHLPGGHDVVLNAPANNAENRYINRLTVNGQEYTRNWLSHRELVQGATLDFEMGSQPNKARGIGIEDAPFSMSKPPQR from the coding sequence ATGCTTAAGCTCTTTGTGCTGCTCGGTCTGGGTGCTTTGCTAACTGCCCGGGCAGGCCGGGCGCAGGCACCTGCCGACCTGGTAAACCCGCTGATGGGCACCGATTCTAAGCCCGAGTTTTCCAACGGCAATACGTACCCGGCCATTGCCCGGCCCTGGGGTATGAACTGCTGGATGCCACAAACCGGCAAAATGGGCAATGGCTGGGCCTACCAGTACGGAGCCGACAAAATCCGGGGCTTTAAGCAAACCCACCAGCCTTCGCCCTGGATGAACGACTACGGCCAGTTTGCCCTGATGCCCGGTACGGGGCGCCTTAAAGTAGACGAAGAGGAGCGCGCCAGCTGGTTTTCGCACAAGGCTGAAGTGGCCCGCCCTTATTATTACAGCGTCTATCTGGCTGATTATAACGTCACCACCGAGCTGGCACCCACCGAGCGGGCTGCCCGCTTTCGGTTTACGTTTCCGCGCTCCGACAGCGCGTACGTCGTCGTGGATGCCCTCGATAAAGGCTCGTTTATCAGGGTGCTGCCCGGCCAGAACCGCCTTATCGGCTACACCACAAAAAACCGGGGCGGCGTGCCTGCCAATTTTCGCAACTACTTCGTAGTGGAATTTGACCAGCCCTTTTGCAGCGCACAGGTATTCAATGGGAAGGCCGCCGTTGCCGGGGCCACTGAGCTCACGGCCGACCACGTAAGCGCCACCGTAAGATTTCGCACGCGCAAAGGCCAGCAGGTGCAGGCCCGGGTAGCCTCTTCTTTTATCAGCCCCGAGCAGGCCGAGCGCAACCTCCAGGAGATTGGTACTGACGATTTTGAGACAGTAAAGCAAAAGGGCCAGGCCGCCTGGAACCAGGTGCTGGGCCGCGTCGAACTAGCGGGCGGCAGCGCCGAGCAGCAGCGCACCTTCTACTCGTGCCTCTACCGGGCGCTGTTGTTCCCGCGCCGCTTTTATGAGCTGGATGCGGCCGGCCAACCCGTGCACTACAGCCCCTTCAACGGGCAGGTGCTGCCCGGCTACCTCTACACCGATACGGGCGTCTGGGACACGTTCCGGGCCTTGTTTCCGCTCCTGAATCTGCTTTATCCCGAGGAAAATGCCCACATGCAGGCCGGCCTCGCCAACGACTACCGCGAGGGCGGCTGGCTCCCCGAATGGGCCAGCCCCGGCTACCGCAACGTGATGGTGGGCAACAACTCGGCCGCCGTGGTGGCCGATGCCTACCTCAAGGGCGTGCGCCCCGCCGATGCCCGCGATGCCAACACGCTCTACGAGGCGCTCATCAAGGATGCCAACCACGCCGGGCCGCTCACGGCAGTGGGGCGCGCCGGTGTCGACTACTACAACAAGCTCGGCTACGTGCCCTACGATGTCAAAATTAACGAAAGCGCGGCCCGTACCCTCGAATATGCGTATGATGACTTTGCCATCGCGCAGCTGGCCAGGGCGTTAAAGCGCCCGCAAAAGGAAATCGACCTCTACACCCGGCGCAGCCAGAACTACCGCCAGCTGTTTGACAAGCAAACCGGCCTCATGCGCGGGCGCAACCAGAACGGCACGTTCGAGACGCCTTTCAACCCGTTTAAGTGGGGCGATGCCTTCACCGAGGGCAACGCCTGGCACTACACGTGGTCGGTGTTTCACGATGTACAGGGGCTGATAAACCTGATGGGCGGCCGCCCAAAATTCGCGGCCAGGCTCGATTCCGTGTTCACCCTGCCACCCACGTTCGATGCCTCGTACTACGGCGAGGTCATCCACGAAATCCGGGAGATGCAGGTGGCCAACATGGGCCAGTATGCTCACGGCAACCAGCCCGCTCAGCACGTCATCTACCTCTACAACTACGCCGGCCAGCCCTGGAAGGCGCAGTACTGGACCCGTGAGGTGCTCAATCGCCTCTACCAGCCTACCCCCGATGGCTACTGCGGCGATGAGGACAACGGCCAGACCTCGGCCTGGTACGTGTTTTCGGCGCTGGGCTTTTACCCGGTATGCCCCGCCACCGACCAGTACGTGCTTGGTGCGCCGCTCTTCCCCAAAGCCACCCTGCACCTGCCCGGCGGCCACGACGTAGTGCTGAACGCGCCCGCCAATAATGCCGAAAACCGCTATATCAACCGCTTGACTGTTAATGGTCAGGAATATACCCGCAACTGGCTCAGCCACCGGGAATTGGTGCAGGGCGCGACCCTGGACTTTGAAATGGGCAGCCAGCCCAATAAAGCGCGGGGCATCGGAATAGAAGATGCACCCTTTTCGATGTCGAAGCCGCCGCAGCGCTAA
- a CDS encoding DEAD/DEAH box helicase codes for MQADSAVPASFSDFNLSPELLQGLAELNFTQPTPVQALVLQPALDGQDVAGQAPTGSGKTAAYGLAILAQVDPAAKAVQAIVLVPARELALQVRDVLKSLGKYMAAPGLRVAALYGGHAMRDEVQTLQQTPHVVVATPGRLLDHLEKRNIIPNQLKVLVLDEADKLLDLKFQEEMATIISRLPRRRQTLLFSATMPDKVLALVRDYLTRPRMLTAAGGLNGEITGAALPASLTLRGHVLNAVEDKPAALYHLLQQPETGQTLIFANTRDKVEELAQFLRGRGVAAEVLHGKLPQPERDKALMKLRNNSAQALVATDVAARGLDVPALDTVIQYDLPHDAETFQHRAGRTARAGVAGTAHLLATPPEQARVQAWPSAQGAQWKRLVPPPMPPANAANKLPRPETVTLHVTAGKKHKVSAHDLVGAFVKVGGLEHHTVGRIEVFDFYSYVAVPRKQAAELIEKLNGAKIKGVKVRVTEVA; via the coding sequence ATGCAAGCTGACTCCGCCGTTCCGGCCTCTTTTTCTGATTTTAACCTTTCGCCCGAATTGCTGCAAGGCCTGGCCGAGCTGAATTTTACCCAGCCTACGCCCGTGCAGGCACTGGTACTTCAGCCCGCGCTCGACGGGCAGGACGTGGCCGGGCAGGCGCCCACCGGCTCGGGCAAAACCGCCGCCTACGGCCTGGCCATCCTGGCGCAGGTTGACCCCGCGGCAAAGGCCGTGCAGGCCATCGTGCTGGTGCCGGCCCGCGAGCTGGCGCTGCAAGTGCGCGACGTGCTGAAAAGCCTGGGCAAGTATATGGCGGCCCCCGGCCTGCGGGTGGCGGCGCTCTACGGCGGCCACGCCATGCGCGACGAGGTGCAGACTTTGCAACAGACGCCGCACGTAGTAGTGGCTACGCCCGGCCGCCTGCTCGACCACCTCGAAAAGCGAAACATCATCCCTAACCAATTGAAAGTATTGGTATTGGATGAAGCGGACAAGCTGCTCGACCTGAAGTTTCAGGAGGAAATGGCGACCATCATCAGCCGGCTGCCGCGCCGCCGCCAGACGCTGCTGTTCTCGGCCACCATGCCCGATAAGGTGCTGGCGCTGGTGCGCGACTACCTAACCCGCCCGCGCATGCTGACCGCCGCCGGCGGCCTCAATGGCGAGATAACCGGCGCAGCCCTGCCCGCTTCGCTCACCCTGCGCGGCCACGTGCTGAACGCCGTGGAGGACAAGCCCGCCGCGCTTTACCACCTGCTCCAACAGCCCGAAACGGGCCAGACGCTCATCTTCGCCAACACCCGCGACAAGGTGGAGGAGCTGGCCCAGTTTCTGCGCGGCCGGGGCGTGGCCGCCGAAGTATTGCACGGCAAGCTGCCCCAGCCCGAGCGCGACAAAGCCCTGATGAAGCTGCGCAACAACTCGGCCCAGGCCCTGGTAGCCACCGACGTAGCCGCGCGCGGCCTCGACGTGCCGGCCCTCGACACGGTGATTCAGTACGACCTGCCGCACGATGCCGAAACCTTTCAGCACCGGGCCGGCCGCACGGCGCGCGCCGGGGTGGCCGGCACCGCCCACCTGCTGGCCACCCCGCCCGAGCAGGCCCGCGTGCAGGCCTGGCCCAGCGCCCAGGGTGCCCAGTGGAAACGCCTGGTGCCGCCGCCCATGCCGCCCGCCAACGCCGCCAACAAGCTGCCGCGCCCCGAAACCGTGACGCTGCACGTCACGGCCGGTAAGAAACATAAAGTGAGCGCCCACGACCTGGTTGGCGCCTTCGTAAAAGTCGGCGGGCTTGAGCATCACACGGTGGGCCGCATCGAGGTATTCGACTTCTATTCCTACGTGGCTGTGCCGCGCAAGCAAGCGGCTGAGCTGATAGAGAAACTGAACGGCGCCAAGATAAAGGGCGTGAAAGTGCGCGTAACGGAGGTGGCGTAA
- a CDS encoding YihY/virulence factor BrkB family protein — MPKTSTLPGAPSHRHFPWWLELWLLLRRAARELAANDPLRLGAATAFFTSFALPPILIILVQLLGSVYSAHGARVLLLTKLGELIGSTATGLVGQTVHNVAHASRNRVISWLGFAFLVFIATTLFTIIQHSLNQLWHVRPRRQLSQVSVALRERVRSAGVLLATAALSILAFSADAALAIFADFVSDFDPTFAFYVLWVLNLVVSLLILAAWCGFVFRTLSAAKVPWPAVRRGALLTAVLIELGERVLGRLLVGRDLGPIYGPAASSVLVLLFVFYSAMIFYYGAAFTKAYAHHVGLDIRPKKTAVRYRLVNVAEQLAG, encoded by the coding sequence ATGCCCAAGACCTCAACTTTACCTGGCGCTCCGTCGCACCGCCATTTTCCGTGGTGGCTGGAGCTATGGCTGCTCCTGCGCCGCGCCGCCCGCGAGCTGGCTGCCAACGACCCGCTGCGGCTCGGCGCGGCCACGGCCTTCTTTACGTCGTTTGCGCTGCCGCCCATTCTCATCATTCTGGTGCAGCTGCTGGGCTCGGTGTACTCGGCGCACGGTGCCCGCGTACTGCTGCTTACCAAGCTGGGCGAGCTGATTGGCAGCACCGCCACCGGCCTCGTGGGCCAGACCGTGCACAACGTGGCGCACGCCAGCCGCAACCGGGTTATTAGCTGGCTGGGCTTTGCGTTTTTGGTTTTTATTGCCACTACGCTCTTTACCATTATCCAGCACTCGCTCAACCAGCTCTGGCACGTGCGGCCACGGCGGCAGCTCAGTCAGGTATCGGTGGCTCTGCGCGAGCGGGTGCGCTCGGCGGGCGTGCTGCTGGCCACGGCGGCGCTGTCGATACTGGCTTTTTCGGCCGATGCGGCGCTGGCCATCTTCGCCGATTTTGTATCCGACTTCGACCCTACGTTTGCCTTTTACGTGCTCTGGGTGCTGAATCTGGTGGTGAGTCTGCTCATCCTGGCGGCGTGGTGTGGCTTCGTGTTCCGCACCCTGAGCGCGGCCAAAGTACCGTGGCCGGCCGTACGGCGCGGCGCCCTGCTCACGGCCGTGCTTATCGAGCTGGGCGAGCGGGTGCTGGGCCGGCTGCTGGTGGGGCGCGACCTCGGCCCCATCTACGGCCCGGCCGCCAGCTCGGTGCTGGTATTGCTGTTTGTGTTTTACTCGGCCATGATTTTCTACTACGGCGCGGCCTTCACCAAAGCCTACGCCCACCATGTCGGCCTGGATATTCGGCCCAAGAAAACCGCCGTGCGCTACCGCCTGGTGAATGTGGCGGAGCAGCTTGCTGGTTAA
- a CDS encoding DUF2062 domain-containing protein, giving the protein MTITSISATGVRALPEPPPRTWIQRRLIDPFMSLLKAGLKPSSLALTAGLGVAFGLAPTFGITTLVSTAVALKLRLNVAAMQLVCHLLSPVQILILLPFLRWGATLLGHGHEVAHLSMAQIKMMVKVNGWSHVLHLLWRAELGALMIWLVAAIPVVLALYVGLQPLFRRFLKRQEAAEEQATLVV; this is encoded by the coding sequence ATGACAATTACTTCCATCTCCGCCACCGGGGTGCGGGCCCTGCCCGAGCCCCCGCCCCGCACCTGGATTCAGCGCCGCCTGATTGACCCCTTCATGAGCTTGCTCAAGGCCGGCCTCAAGCCCAGCAGCCTGGCCCTTACGGCCGGCCTGGGCGTGGCTTTCGGGCTGGCACCCACCTTTGGCATCACCACGCTCGTGAGCACGGCCGTAGCCCTGAAGCTGCGACTCAACGTGGCGGCTATGCAGCTGGTATGCCACCTGCTAAGCCCGGTGCAGATTCTTATTCTGCTGCCTTTTCTGCGCTGGGGCGCTACGCTGCTCGGGCACGGCCACGAGGTAGCTCACCTCAGCATGGCCCAGATTAAAATGATGGTAAAGGTGAATGGCTGGAGCCACGTACTGCACCTGCTCTGGCGGGCCGAGCTGGGGGCCCTCATGATTTGGCTTGTGGCCGCCATTCCGGTAGTGCTGGCGCTCTATGTGGGGCTGCAGCCGCTGTTCAGGAGGTTTTTGAAGCGCCAGGAGGCCGCCGAGGAGCAGGCCACCTTAGTAGTGTAG